The following proteins are encoded in a genomic region of Stegostoma tigrinum isolate sSteTig4 chromosome 10, sSteTig4.hap1, whole genome shotgun sequence:
- the LOC125455788 gene encoding uncharacterized protein LOC125455788 isoform X1, with the protein MQKGNKATETQPGENGGEWVTTCFGMQCSGNICIKNPVITRSFEFLTSEWKMFDKTDSKQTDNSAISQDSTTDRLLDLSNKVLPQTFENCPDARRLKINTLSSKLCHAQEVIALKCPTSILRRKSKMTQNADGCISHRTRTERRVRFRELDEIIFDTNSNNPHLPAMLLKLSIIVLLSLVIALLYHSKSATVIADQLQSTLNNVFMEMKNLTFSWLTQSRKN; encoded by the exons ATGCAAAAGGGAAACAAAGCTACAGAAACTCAGCCTGGGGAaaatggtggggagtgg GTCACAACCTGCTTTGGAATGCAATGTAGTG GAAATATTTGTATTAAAAATCCAGTTATTACCAGAAGCTTTGAATTCTTGACTTCCGAATGGAAAATGTTTGACAAAACAG ATTCTAAACAAACAGATAACTCAGCCATCTCCCAGGATTCTACTACTGATCGACTGCTTGATCTTTCAAATAAGGTTTTGCCACAAACATTTGAAAATTGTCCAGATGCAAGAAGACTTAAAATAAATACATTATCTTCAAAACTGTGTCATGCACAGGAG GTGATTGCACTTAAATGCCCGACATCTATACTGAGGAGGAAATCCAAAATGACACAAAATGCAGATGGTTGCATTTCTCACAGAACAAGAACTGAAAGAAGAGTTCGATTTCGAGAATTGGATGAGATAATTTTTGACA cTAACAGCAATAATCCCCATTTGCCGGCAATGCTTCTTAAATTATCGATCATCGTTTTGCTGAGTCTGGTGATCGCATTGCTCTATCATAGCAAGTCAGCAACAGTTATCGCTGATCAGCTTCAGTCAACACTCAACAATGTTTTCATGGAAATGAAGAATCTGACGTTCAGCTGGTTGACTCAGAGTAGGAAAAATTAA
- the LOC125455788 gene encoding uncharacterized protein LOC125455788 isoform X5: MQKGNKATETQPGENGGEWVTTCFGMQCSGNICIKNPVITRSFEFLTSEWKMFDKTDSKQTDNSAISQDSTTDRLLDLSNKVLPQTFENCPDARRLKINTLSSKLCHAQEVIALKCPTSILRRKSKMTQNADGCISHRTRTERRVRFRELDEIIFDTIHICMHSKFYLLQ; the protein is encoded by the exons ATGCAAAAGGGAAACAAAGCTACAGAAACTCAGCCTGGGGAaaatggtggggagtgg GTCACAACCTGCTTTGGAATGCAATGTAGTG GAAATATTTGTATTAAAAATCCAGTTATTACCAGAAGCTTTGAATTCTTGACTTCCGAATGGAAAATGTTTGACAAAACAG ATTCTAAACAAACAGATAACTCAGCCATCTCCCAGGATTCTACTACTGATCGACTGCTTGATCTTTCAAATAAGGTTTTGCCACAAACATTTGAAAATTGTCCAGATGCAAGAAGACTTAAAATAAATACATTATCTTCAAAACTGTGTCATGCACAGGAG GTGATTGCACTTAAATGCCCGACATCTATACTGAGGAGGAAATCCAAAATGACACAAAATGCAGATGGTTGCATTTCTCACAGAACAAGAACTGAAAGAAGAGTTCGATTTCGAGAATTGGATGAGATAATTTTTGACA CCATACACATCTGTATGCATAGCAAATTCTACCTACTACAATGA
- the LOC125455788 gene encoding uncharacterized protein LOC125455788 isoform X2 has translation MRFSTSRSERCVFPSNSPVTTCFGMQCSGNICIKNPVITRSFEFLTSEWKMFDKTDSKQTDNSAISQDSTTDRLLDLSNKVLPQTFENCPDARRLKINTLSSKLCHAQEVIALKCPTSILRRKSKMTQNADGCISHRTRTERRVRFRELDEIIFDTNSNNPHLPAMLLKLSIIVLLSLVIALLYHSKSATVIADQLQSTLNNVFMEMKNLTFSWLTQSRKN, from the exons GTCACAACCTGCTTTGGAATGCAATGTAGTG GAAATATTTGTATTAAAAATCCAGTTATTACCAGAAGCTTTGAATTCTTGACTTCCGAATGGAAAATGTTTGACAAAACAG ATTCTAAACAAACAGATAACTCAGCCATCTCCCAGGATTCTACTACTGATCGACTGCTTGATCTTTCAAATAAGGTTTTGCCACAAACATTTGAAAATTGTCCAGATGCAAGAAGACTTAAAATAAATACATTATCTTCAAAACTGTGTCATGCACAGGAG GTGATTGCACTTAAATGCCCGACATCTATACTGAGGAGGAAATCCAAAATGACACAAAATGCAGATGGTTGCATTTCTCACAGAACAAGAACTGAAAGAAGAGTTCGATTTCGAGAATTGGATGAGATAATTTTTGACA cTAACAGCAATAATCCCCATTTGCCGGCAATGCTTCTTAAATTATCGATCATCGTTTTGCTGAGTCTGGTGATCGCATTGCTCTATCATAGCAAGTCAGCAACAGTTATCGCTGATCAGCTTCAGTCAACACTCAACAATGTTTTCATGGAAATGAAGAATCTGACGTTCAGCTGGTTGACTCAGAGTAGGAAAAATTAA
- the LOC125455788 gene encoding uncharacterized protein LOC125455788 isoform X4, with product MQCSGNICIKNPVITRSFEFLTSEWKMFDKTDSKQTDNSAISQDSTTDRLLDLSNKVLPQTFENCPDARRLKINTLSSKLCHAQEVIALKCPTSILRRKSKMTQNADGCISHRTRTERRVRFRELDEIIFDTNSNNPHLPAMLLKLSIIVLLSLVIALLYHSKSATVIADQLQSTLNNVFMEMKNLTFSWLTQSRKN from the exons ATGCAATGTAGTG GAAATATTTGTATTAAAAATCCAGTTATTACCAGAAGCTTTGAATTCTTGACTTCCGAATGGAAAATGTTTGACAAAACAG ATTCTAAACAAACAGATAACTCAGCCATCTCCCAGGATTCTACTACTGATCGACTGCTTGATCTTTCAAATAAGGTTTTGCCACAAACATTTGAAAATTGTCCAGATGCAAGAAGACTTAAAATAAATACATTATCTTCAAAACTGTGTCATGCACAGGAG GTGATTGCACTTAAATGCCCGACATCTATACTGAGGAGGAAATCCAAAATGACACAAAATGCAGATGGTTGCATTTCTCACAGAACAAGAACTGAAAGAAGAGTTCGATTTCGAGAATTGGATGAGATAATTTTTGACA cTAACAGCAATAATCCCCATTTGCCGGCAATGCTTCTTAAATTATCGATCATCGTTTTGCTGAGTCTGGTGATCGCATTGCTCTATCATAGCAAGTCAGCAACAGTTATCGCTGATCAGCTTCAGTCAACACTCAACAATGTTTTCATGGAAATGAAGAATCTGACGTTCAGCTGGTTGACTCAGAGTAGGAAAAATTAA
- the LOC125455788 gene encoding uncharacterized protein LOC125455788 isoform X3 — translation MRFSIQLTRNICIKNPVITRSFEFLTSEWKMFDKTDSKQTDNSAISQDSTTDRLLDLSNKVLPQTFENCPDARRLKINTLSSKLCHAQEVIALKCPTSILRRKSKMTQNADGCISHRTRTERRVRFRELDEIIFDTNSNNPHLPAMLLKLSIIVLLSLVIALLYHSKSATVIADQLQSTLNNVFMEMKNLTFSWLTQSRKN, via the exons GAAATATTTGTATTAAAAATCCAGTTATTACCAGAAGCTTTGAATTCTTGACTTCCGAATGGAAAATGTTTGACAAAACAG ATTCTAAACAAACAGATAACTCAGCCATCTCCCAGGATTCTACTACTGATCGACTGCTTGATCTTTCAAATAAGGTTTTGCCACAAACATTTGAAAATTGTCCAGATGCAAGAAGACTTAAAATAAATACATTATCTTCAAAACTGTGTCATGCACAGGAG GTGATTGCACTTAAATGCCCGACATCTATACTGAGGAGGAAATCCAAAATGACACAAAATGCAGATGGTTGCATTTCTCACAGAACAAGAACTGAAAGAAGAGTTCGATTTCGAGAATTGGATGAGATAATTTTTGACA cTAACAGCAATAATCCCCATTTGCCGGCAATGCTTCTTAAATTATCGATCATCGTTTTGCTGAGTCTGGTGATCGCATTGCTCTATCATAGCAAGTCAGCAACAGTTATCGCTGATCAGCTTCAGTCAACACTCAACAATGTTTTCATGGAAATGAAGAATCTGACGTTCAGCTGGTTGACTCAGAGTAGGAAAAATTAA